In Synechococcus sp. PCC 6312, one genomic interval encodes:
- the bchM gene encoding magnesium protoporphyrin IX methyltransferase, with protein sequence MTPIKPPTPEQTDDKTIVQNYFNTVGFDRWRRIYGDGEVNKVQADIRTGHQQTIDTVISWMKADTNMAGKLICDAGCGVGSLTIPLAATGARIYASDLSEKMVTEAKERAAATLERTDNLIFSVSDLETLRGEYHTVICLDVLIHYPEDKAQAMIAHLTSLASHRLILSFAPKTTAYTILKKIGEFFPGPSKATRAYLHRESEIVKILTSLGWRIERNAMTKTQFYFSRLLEAWRI encoded by the coding sequence ATGACCCCTATCAAGCCTCCAACCCCTGAACAGACTGACGACAAGACCATTGTGCAGAATTACTTTAACACCGTTGGCTTTGATCGCTGGCGGCGGATCTATGGTGATGGGGAAGTCAACAAAGTCCAGGCGGATATTCGTACCGGCCATCAACAAACCATTGACACCGTGATTAGCTGGATGAAGGCCGATACCAATATGGCTGGCAAGTTAATCTGTGATGCGGGCTGTGGTGTTGGCAGTTTAACCATTCCCTTAGCAGCTACCGGAGCGAGAATCTATGCCAGTGATCTATCCGAAAAAATGGTCACGGAAGCCAAAGAACGGGCGGCGGCTACTCTAGAGCGCACCGATAATTTAATTTTCTCAGTTTCAGATTTAGAAACCTTGCGGGGTGAGTACCACACGGTGATCTGCCTGGATGTGTTGATCCACTATCCCGAAGATAAGGCCCAGGCCATGATTGCCCATCTTACTAGTCTCGCCAGCCATCGTTTAATCCTCAGCTTTGCCCCAAAAACCACCGCCTATACCATTCTCAAAAAAATTGGTGAGTTTTTTCCCGGCCCTAGCAAAGCCACTCGCGCCTACCTCCATCGGGAGTCAGAAATTGTCAAGATACTCACCAGTCTAGGTTGGCGGATTGAGCGGAATGCCATGACGAAGACTCAATTTTACTTCTCGCGACTCCTAGAGGCCTGGCGAATTTGA
- a CDS encoding Uma2 family endonuclease, whose protein sequence is MTVALESKTWTDAEFMDLPSDGHRYELVNGEVVDMGNSGMEHGYFASILLAELTIFVRKNKLGAICDSSTAFTLKNGNKRSPDIGFIGRERLRGLSRPLRGFFEGAPDLVVEILSPGNTVEEMHQKIVEYFANGTRLLWKVDPSERSILVYHSSEPDQLLGMGDSLDGEDIVPGFSMAVNELFEAWDF, encoded by the coding sequence ATGACTGTTGCGCTGGAGTCGAAAACCTGGACAGATGCAGAATTTATGGACTTGCCCAGTGATGGCCATCGTTATGAGTTGGTGAACGGGGAGGTGGTGGATATGGGTAATTCGGGGATGGAGCATGGCTATTTTGCTTCTATTTTGTTGGCAGAATTAACAATCTTTGTACGTAAAAATAAGTTAGGGGCAATTTGTGACTCTAGCACGGCTTTTACACTAAAAAATGGTAATAAACGATCCCCTGACATTGGCTTTATTGGTCGGGAGCGTCTAAGGGGGTTGAGTCGCCCCTTAAGGGGATTTTTTGAGGGTGCGCCGGATCTGGTTGTGGAGATTCTATCGCCTGGAAATACGGTCGAAGAAATGCACCAAAAAATCGTCGAGTATTTTGCCAATGGGACGCGTCTATTGTGGAAAGTTGATCCAAGTGAGCGATCTATTTTGGTTTATCACAGTTCTGAGCCAGATCAGTTGTTAGGCATGGGTGATTCCTTGGATGGAGAAGATATTGTTCCAGGTTTTTCCATGGCTGTAAATGAATTGTTCGAGGCCTGGGATTTTTAA
- a CDS encoding GNAT family N-acetyltransferase, translating to MELKICPEQPADIPQVQRVNELAFGRGSEAELVNKLRGLVGTYSFVAVVQGQVVGHVFFSPVRILGQSPEHLSLLGLAPVAVLPDWQRKGIGQRLISQSLESLKLAGVAAIVVLGDPNYYQRFGFVTSQFHRLACEFDVPDEYFMVLELNLGCLRDSQGTIQYLPAFQELE from the coding sequence ATGGAGCTAAAAATTTGCCCCGAACAGCCTGCGGATATTCCCCAAGTGCAGAGAGTCAATGAATTAGCCTTTGGTCGCGGGTCTGAAGCAGAACTAGTTAACAAACTCCGGGGCCTGGTTGGGACGTACTCATTTGTGGCGGTGGTTCAGGGGCAAGTGGTGGGCCATGTCTTTTTCAGTCCCGTCAGAATTTTAGGGCAGTCTCCAGAGCATCTCTCCCTGCTTGGCCTGGCTCCAGTGGCGGTTCTCCCCGATTGGCAACGGAAGGGTATTGGCCAGCGTTTAATTTCTCAAAGTTTAGAGTCGCTCAAGTTAGCAGGAGTTGCGGCTATTGTTGTCCTCGGTGATCCGAACTACTACCAACGTTTTGGATTTGTCACAAGTCAGTTCCATCGCCTGGCCTGTGAGTTCGATGTGCCTGATGAGTACTTTATGGTATTAGAGTTAAATTTAGGCTGTCTCAGAGATTCTCAAGGCACGATTCAATATCTCCCTGCATTTCAAGAGCTTGAATGA
- a CDS encoding TIGR03960 family B12-binding radical SAM protein, translated as MAVAVESLLTADIAKPGRYLGKELGAVHKAWNSATVRWALTYPEVYEVGASNLGHIILYNILNAQAQQLCDRAYLPGGDLAAKLRETDTPLFAVESRRFLGEFDILGFSLSYELGATNILEMLDLAQIPLTWAERQTASITEIPLIFAGGQTATSNPEPYADFFDFFALGDGEEVLPEIGEVVAQGKAAGLNRVELLLNLAQVPGVYVPRFYQRTESGAVVRCREDVPEKILRRVATPRPEFSIGLVPFVETVHDRLTVEIRRGCTRGCRFCQPGMLTRPARDVDPDQVIETIEKGMRATGYNEFSLLSLSCSDYLALPAVGLEIKNRLKDENISLSLPSQRVDRFDENIAHILGGTRQGSITFAPEAGTQRLRDIINKGLTNEELLRGVKTAYEQGWDKVKLYFMIGLPGELDADVLGIAEMIRWLKSECWQKGRKAMSFNVTISNFTPKPHTPFQWHSVSTEEFTRKQELLRAELRTIRGLKVNFTDVRISAMEDFVGRGDRRLGQVIAKAWELGAREDSWWESVERAYGAWTDAIDQAGLSWEYRKVAAGEWNIFESQPDESQAKTTKEILADWNLNAPLPWDHIDTGVSKRWLKTDLKKALEAVVVPDCSFDACYSCGVCGSEFGHNVVVPPLPIPEFQGQPQAHGERIQRLRVWFGKLGDLALISHLDLLRLFDRALRRASLPISFTNGFHPSPRIAPANALPLGMTSTGEIVDFELWQTCDSVEFQARLAAQLPTDLPLYDVQEIPLSAPSATQILDQAEYVLTVNCEGEESGAWKDWVEEILNAPEFPHETKTKSGKKKQVNLRERLFEIELLETNSQAKMRYVGSCRNDGTLLRPEHLVMMLETVAGIPISLQKAERVRMILV; from the coding sequence ATGGCCGTAGCAGTCGAATCCTTATTAACCGCAGACATTGCCAAACCAGGCCGGTATTTAGGCAAAGAATTAGGAGCGGTTCATAAAGCATGGAACTCGGCCACGGTGCGCTGGGCCTTGACCTATCCAGAAGTCTATGAAGTCGGAGCCTCGAACCTGGGCCATATTATTCTCTACAACATCCTCAATGCTCAAGCCCAACAACTCTGTGATCGGGCCTATTTACCGGGGGGAGATTTAGCCGCCAAGTTACGGGAAACAGATACGCCCTTATTTGCAGTGGAATCGCGGCGATTTTTAGGGGAATTTGACATTTTGGGGTTTAGCCTCAGCTATGAATTGGGCGCGACTAACATCCTGGAAATGCTGGATTTAGCCCAGATTCCCTTGACATGGGCGGAACGTCAAACGGCTTCCATTACCGAAATTCCCTTGATTTTTGCCGGGGGACAAACCGCCACATCGAACCCCGAACCCTATGCCGACTTTTTTGACTTTTTTGCCCTGGGGGATGGGGAAGAGGTTTTGCCGGAAATTGGCGAGGTGGTGGCTCAAGGCAAAGCAGCGGGGTTAAATCGGGTGGAATTACTCCTGAACCTAGCCCAAGTGCCAGGGGTCTATGTCCCACGGTTTTATCAGCGAACTGAGTCTGGTGCGGTTGTTCGATGCCGTGAGGATGTCCCCGAAAAAATTCTTCGCCGTGTGGCCACCCCCAGGCCGGAGTTTTCCATTGGTTTAGTCCCTTTTGTTGAGACGGTGCATGATCGGTTGACGGTGGAAATTCGCCGAGGTTGTACGCGGGGATGTCGGTTTTGCCAGCCGGGAATGTTAACGCGACCGGCCCGTGATGTGGATCCGGATCAGGTGATTGAAACGATTGAAAAAGGGATGCGGGCTACGGGCTATAACGAGTTTTCCTTACTGTCTCTGAGTTGTTCTGATTATTTAGCCTTGCCAGCGGTGGGCCTGGAAATTAAAAACCGGCTCAAGGATGAAAATATTTCCCTCTCATTACCCAGTCAGCGGGTGGATCGCTTCGATGAAAACATTGCCCATATTCTCGGCGGAACCCGTCAAGGCAGCATTACCTTTGCCCCAGAGGCCGGAACCCAGCGTTTGCGGGACATTATCAACAAGGGCCTGACCAATGAGGAACTCCTGCGCGGTGTAAAAACAGCCTATGAACAGGGTTGGGATAAGGTCAAACTTTATTTCATGATTGGCCTGCCGGGGGAACTTGATGCCGATGTCTTGGGCATTGCTGAGATGATTCGCTGGCTGAAGTCAGAATGTTGGCAAAAGGGCCGCAAAGCGATGAGTTTTAATGTCACGATTTCTAACTTCACACCCAAACCTCACACTCCTTTTCAATGGCATTCGGTTTCAACGGAAGAATTTACGCGCAAACAGGAGTTACTCCGGGCCGAATTGCGGACGATCCGGGGCTTGAAAGTGAACTTTACCGATGTCAGAATCTCGGCGATGGAGGATTTTGTCGGGCGCGGCGATCGGCGATTGGGTCAGGTGATTGCCAAGGCCTGGGAATTGGGGGCACGGGAAGATTCCTGGTGGGAAAGTGTGGAGCGAGCTTACGGGGCCTGGACAGATGCGATTGATCAAGCCGGATTAAGTTGGGAATACCGGAAAGTGGCTGCCGGAGAATGGAATATTTTTGAATCACAACCCGATGAATCCCAGGCCAAGACGACCAAAGAAATCCTGGCTGATTGGAATCTCAATGCGCCCTTGCCTTGGGATCACATTGATACGGGGGTGAGCAAACGCTGGTTAAAAACTGACTTGAAAAAAGCTCTCGAAGCCGTAGTTGTGCCGGATTGCTCCTTTGATGCCTGTTACAGTTGCGGCGTGTGTGGCTCTGAGTTTGGCCATAATGTCGTTGTGCCACCGTTACCGATTCCCGAATTCCAAGGACAGCCCCAGGCCCACGGTGAGCGGATTCAACGTTTACGGGTGTGGTTTGGCAAATTGGGGGATTTAGCCCTCATCAGTCATTTGGATTTGTTGCGCTTATTTGATCGGGCCTTACGCCGGGCCAGCTTACCGATTTCCTTTACCAATGGGTTTCATCCTTCGCCCCGAATTGCCCCGGCCAATGCCTTACCGTTGGGAATGACAAGTACGGGTGAAATTGTGGATTTTGAATTGTGGCAAACTTGTGATTCGGTTGAATTTCAGGCCCGATTAGCGGCCCAACTCCCAACCGATTTACCACTTTATGATGTGCAGGAAATTCCCCTATCTGCTCCCTCTGCCACGCAAATTTTAGATCAAGCTGAATATGTTTTAACCGTGAATTGTGAAGGGGAAGAAAGCGGGGCCTGGAAAGACTGGGTTGAGGAAATTCTGAATGCACCTGAGTTTCCCCATGAAACCAAAACAAAATCAGGTAAAAAGAAACAGGTGAATTTACGAGAGCGATTATTTGAAATTGAATTATTAGAAACTAACTCTCAAGCCAAGATGCGCTATGTGGGCAGTTGTCGCAATGATGGCACACTTTTACGGCCAGAGCATTTAGTGATGATGTTAGAAACTGTTGCGGGAATACCTATCTCATTACAAAAGGCAGAGCGAGTAAGAATGATTCTGGTTTAG
- a CDS encoding Uma2 family endonuclease → MKTQIPPLENGDRMNRYEFEARANIPAAPKKLELINGVVFMAAALRYRSHGLPHSYIIGWLALYAANTPGIELADNATIRLDADNEPQPDALLRIETESGGQSHISKDDYIEGAPELIVEIAGSTFSYDLHDKLEVYRRHGVKEYIVWRVYDHQIDWLYLQEGRYVSLLPNERGLIESKTFPGLVLALASMLEHNLLDVLARQQEQLKCDRYVEFCQKLQNQKS, encoded by the coding sequence ATGAAAACTCAGATTCCTCCCCTAGAAAATGGCGACCGGATGAACCGCTATGAGTTTGAGGCGCGAGCTAATATCCCGGCAGCCCCCAAAAAACTGGAATTAATTAATGGAGTGGTATTCATGGCCGCAGCGTTACGATATCGTTCCCATGGTTTACCCCATAGCTACATTATCGGTTGGTTGGCTCTTTATGCAGCGAATACGCCCGGCATTGAATTGGCCGATAATGCCACGATTCGTTTAGATGCAGATAACGAACCCCAACCCGATGCACTGCTTCGTATTGAAACAGAGTCCGGCGGACAATCACACATTAGCAAAGACGATTATATTGAGGGCGCACCAGAGTTAATTGTTGAAATTGCGGGATCGACATTTTCCTACGATTTACATGACAAACTAGAAGTCTATCGCCGCCATGGAGTTAAGGAATATATTGTTTGGCGGGTTTATGATCACCAGATTGATTGGCTTTATTTGCAGGAAGGACGGTATGTTTCCTTGCTCCCTAATGAACGTGGACTAATTGAGAGTAAAACATTTCCAGGCCTGGTCTTGGCCCTCGCATCCATGCTTGAGCACAATTTGCTTGATGTTTTGGCAAGACAGCAGGAACAATTGAAGTGTGATCGATATGTTGAGTTTTGCCAGAAATTACAAAATCAAAAATCCTAA
- a CDS encoding DUF445 domain-containing protein has product MVSNSLINLIVPPIAGGVIGYFTNDLAISMLFKPYRPVKIGDYQLPFTPGLIPRNQERLARRIADAILGSLLTPEELENLARRLLQTERVKAAIFWLLELTLEQVKSQTEQRSAQVLANILRDLFGQSLPRLVKAWARRNDFLETQLNQIFDQVLVELQFSEDQAGKLADWLLQVVLPPDRLRIALIDFLTDRNIEILDERLREKTSGTYWILANLFGARNTLVRLRDYCVHEREECNQRLGDLIIALGIRERLLESLQNITLQSLPIATTRQLRVLFQHSVRDYIQRQGLQFVQGFSQTVDWDHMALTILNRLKSSTTLTQSLAVVSEDLALVLERYLERDLEMIVEKAIPILDLDTVIMERVKATSPENLEAAIQGIVKTELQAIVNLGGVLGFLIGLGQTLFLAWQG; this is encoded by the coding sequence TTGGTTAGTAACTCTCTGATTAACTTAATTGTGCCACCGATTGCGGGGGGGGTAATTGGCTACTTCACCAACGATTTAGCCATTTCCATGTTGTTTAAGCCCTATCGGCCAGTTAAAATTGGGGACTATCAACTTCCCTTTACCCCAGGCCTGATTCCGCGTAATCAAGAACGTCTGGCCCGCCGGATTGCTGATGCTATTTTAGGCTCTTTGTTAACCCCAGAGGAATTAGAGAATCTGGCCCGGCGGCTCCTGCAAACTGAACGGGTTAAAGCGGCAATTTTTTGGTTATTAGAACTGACCTTAGAGCAAGTCAAAAGCCAAACCGAACAGCGTTCAGCCCAAGTTTTAGCTAATATTCTCCGAGACTTATTTGGACAAAGTTTACCCCGTTTAGTCAAGGCCTGGGCCCGGCGCAATGATTTTTTAGAGACTCAATTAAACCAAATTTTTGACCAAGTTCTAGTGGAGTTGCAATTTAGTGAGGACCAGGCCGGGAAGTTAGCCGATTGGCTCTTGCAAGTGGTCTTACCCCCAGATCGATTACGGATTGCCCTGATTGATTTTTTAACGGATCGCAACATCGAAATTTTAGATGAACGGTTACGGGAAAAAACCAGTGGCACCTATTGGATATTAGCTAATCTCTTTGGGGCCAGGAATACACTGGTTCGCTTGCGGGACTATTGTGTTCATGAACGAGAGGAATGTAACCAGCGGTTAGGGGATCTAATTATTGCCTTGGGAATTCGAGAACGCTTGTTGGAATCGCTACAAAACATTACTTTACAGAGTTTACCGATTGCGACAACCCGCCAATTACGAGTCTTGTTCCAACACAGTGTGCGGGACTATATCCAACGGCAAGGCTTGCAATTTGTGCAGGGATTTAGTCAAACCGTGGATTGGGATCACATGGCATTAACGATTCTCAATCGCCTCAAAAGTTCAACAACCTTGACCCAATCTTTGGCTGTCGTTAGCGAAGATTTAGCCTTGGTTTTGGAACGCTATTTAGAACGGGATTTAGAAATGATCGTAGAAAAAGCCATCCCGATTTTGGATTTAGACACGGTGATTATGGAACGGGTGAAGGCCACCTCGCCGGAAAACTTAGAAGCCGCCATTCAAGGCATTGTTAAAACCGAACTCCAGGCTATTGTCAACTTAGGAGGCGTGTTAGGCTTTCTGATTGGGTTGGGGCAAACACTATTTCTGGCCTGGCAGGGTTAA
- a CDS encoding AarF/ABC1/UbiB kinase family protein: protein MTITVSSVRPTWAPETQNRYAWPVRKYDPQSLNRYYGFRPWLTFGRLFRIIALFTLFWCKLRWDEWFNQTEENLPIRAMQLRQLLIKLGPTFIKVGQALSTRPDLINRNYLDELTLLQDKLPPFSNDMARAIIERELSLSLAEAYAEFSIDPVAAASLGQVYRAKLHTGEDVAVKVQRPNLLPVLTKDLYLLRLLVNWFGPFLPLNLGHDLRDIVDEFGRKLFEEIDYINEGHNAETFARNFRDDPTVKVPKIYWRYTTQRVLTLEWINGLKLSQTQCIVDAGADPDQLIRVGVISGLRQLLEFGFFHADPHPGNLFALADGRMAYIDFGMMDQLEEATKESLVDAVVHLVNKDYAQLAQDFIKLGFLSPETDINPIIPALEDVLGSIVGSSVSDFNFKTITDRFSELMFEYPFRVPAKFALIIRSLVTQEGIALCLNSDFRIVDVSYPYIARRLLRGESPQLRRRLLDVLFKDGRLQWQRLENLITIARTDTHFDMVPTATMGLQFLMSEEGKYLRRQIVLALTEDDRLHTEEVQRLWNLVKADLPPFSLMDVALGALTGAMAGNRLESGVPVAS, encoded by the coding sequence ATGACAATTACGGTCAGTTCTGTGCGTCCTACGTGGGCCCCTGAGACTCAAAATCGTTACGCTTGGCCGGTTCGTAAATATGATCCCCAGTCCCTCAATCGTTACTACGGATTCCGTCCTTGGCTAACCTTTGGTCGCCTCTTCCGCATCATTGCCTTGTTCACCCTTTTTTGGTGCAAACTTCGCTGGGATGAGTGGTTTAATCAAACGGAAGAAAATTTGCCAATCCGGGCGATGCAATTGCGGCAACTCTTAATTAAGCTCGGGCCCACTTTTATTAAGGTTGGTCAGGCCCTCTCCACCCGCCCAGATCTGATTAACCGGAATTATCTAGACGAATTAACTTTACTCCAAGACAAACTTCCGCCATTCTCCAACGACATGGCTCGAGCCATCATTGAGCGGGAGCTCAGTTTGTCCTTAGCCGAAGCCTATGCCGAATTTTCCATCGACCCAGTGGCCGCCGCCAGTTTAGGGCAGGTGTATCGGGCCAAGCTCCATACCGGGGAAGATGTTGCGGTCAAAGTCCAACGCCCCAACCTCCTGCCTGTCCTCACCAAAGATTTATACCTACTCCGACTATTGGTGAACTGGTTTGGGCCGTTTCTACCCCTGAATTTAGGCCATGACCTCCGGGACATTGTCGATGAATTTGGCCGCAAGCTTTTTGAAGAAATTGACTACATTAACGAAGGCCATAATGCCGAAACTTTTGCCCGGAATTTCCGTGATGACCCAACGGTGAAAGTCCCCAAAATTTACTGGCGCTACACAACCCAACGAGTGTTAACCCTGGAGTGGATCAATGGCCTGAAGCTCTCTCAAACTCAATGTATTGTTGATGCCGGAGCAGACCCAGATCAACTCATTCGGGTTGGGGTTATTTCAGGTTTACGGCAACTGCTAGAATTTGGTTTTTTCCATGCGGATCCCCATCCTGGAAACCTGTTTGCCCTGGCCGATGGCCGGATGGCCTACATTGACTTTGGCATGATGGATCAACTGGAGGAGGCGACCAAGGAAAGTCTTGTGGACGCGGTGGTGCATCTAGTCAATAAAGATTATGCTCAGTTAGCCCAGGATTTTATTAAACTCGGATTTCTCAGTCCAGAAACAGACATTAATCCGATTATTCCCGCCTTAGAAGATGTTTTAGGCAGTATAGTCGGCTCCAGTGTGAGTGATTTTAATTTCAAAACTATTACGGATCGCTTTTCCGAGCTGATGTTTGAGTATCCGTTCCGAGTGCCGGCCAAGTTTGCCTTGATTATTCGCTCACTAGTGACTCAGGAAGGGATTGCCCTCTGCTTAAATTCTGATTTTCGGATTGTGGATGTGAGCTATCCCTACATTGCCCGGCGATTGTTACGGGGTGAGTCTCCTCAGTTGCGGCGGCGATTGTTGGATGTTTTATTTAAGGATGGCAGACTCCAATGGCAACGCTTAGAAAACCTGATCACCATTGCCCGCACAGATACCCATTTTGATATGGTCCCCACTGCCACGATGGGGCTGCAATTTCTAATGTCAGAAGAGGGTAAATATCTCCGGCGGCAAATTGTGTTGGCTCTGACGGAAGATGATCGGCTCCATACCGAGGAAGTTCAGCGACTCTGGAACTTAGTCAAAGCTGATTTACCGCCTTTTTCCTTGATGGATGTGGCCTTGGGAGCTTTAACCGGGGCAATGGCTGGAAACCGGCTTGAATCAGGTGTACCTGTGGCTAGTTAG
- a CDS encoding polyribonucleotide nucleotidyltransferase — MTKLEKVIPLDGRDLHLTIGCFAPQADGAVLVRSGNTAVLVTATQAGTRDGIDFLPLTVDYEERLYAAGRIPGGFLRREGRPPEKAILTGRLIDRPMRPLFPSWLRTDIQIVATTVSMDEQVPPDVLAVTGASIAVLLGQIPFNGPMAAVRVGLVGDDFIINPTYAEIEAGDLDLVVAGTDAGVVMVEAGANQLPEQDVIEAIDFGYEVVRDLIQAQRDLLAELGIPLIEVAAPTLDPTLQDFIYQKAAGPIQEVLQRFEPKTIRDAALDEVQAAIGQDINALDETDPVYTAATASPKALPTLFKSVTKKLMRQQIIEKGVRVDGRKLDEVRPISCDVGVLPTRVHGTGLFNRGLTQVMSVVTLGTPGDAQEMDDLHPDEEKRYLHHYNFPPYSVGEARPMRSPGRREIGHGALAERALIPVLPPQQEFPYVIRVVSEVLSSDGSTSMGSVCGSTLALMDAGVPILKPVSGAAMGLIKEGEEVRILTDIQGIEDFLGDMDFKVAGTETGITALQMDMKITGLPLDVITQAIQQARPARLHILEKMLACLPTSRSHLSPFAPRLISFKIEPELIGLVIGPGGKMIKSITEETGAKVDIQDDGTVTVSAIDEDKAKRARSIIQGLTRKINTGDVFLGKVTRVIPIGAFVEFLPNKEGMIHISQLAEYRVGKVEDEVNVGDEVIVKIREIDPRGRVNLTRLGIHPDEAVAARTVVAE, encoded by the coding sequence ATGACAAAACTGGAAAAAGTGATCCCCCTAGATGGGCGGGATCTGCATTTGACAATTGGCTGTTTTGCACCCCAGGCCGATGGTGCTGTCTTAGTTCGTTCCGGGAATACCGCTGTCTTAGTCACCGCAACCCAGGCCGGAACACGAGATGGCATTGATTTCTTACCCTTAACGGTCGATTACGAAGAACGCCTCTATGCAGCCGGTCGGATTCCGGGAGGTTTTTTACGGCGAGAAGGCCGGCCTCCGGAAAAGGCTATTTTGACAGGTCGGTTAATTGATCGCCCCATGCGGCCCCTATTTCCCAGTTGGCTCCGGACGGATATTCAAATTGTTGCCACCACGGTTTCGATGGATGAACAGGTTCCCCCCGATGTTTTGGCTGTAACAGGAGCTTCCATTGCTGTTCTTTTAGGGCAAATTCCCTTTAATGGGCCGATGGCGGCGGTGCGGGTTGGCCTGGTCGGCGATGACTTTATTATTAATCCGACTTACGCCGAAATTGAAGCGGGTGATCTGGACTTAGTCGTGGCTGGCACCGATGCGGGTGTGGTCATGGTGGAAGCTGGAGCGAATCAACTGCCGGAACAAGATGTCATCGAAGCCATTGACTTTGGCTATGAAGTGGTTCGCGACCTCATCCAGGCCCAGCGAGATTTATTGGCCGAGCTAGGAATTCCCCTGATTGAAGTGGCAGCCCCAACCCTCGACCCCACCCTGCAAGATTTCATCTACCAAAAAGCCGCAGGCCCCATTCAAGAAGTTCTCCAACGCTTTGAACCCAAAACAATCCGGGATGCTGCCCTCGATGAAGTCCAGGCCGCGATTGGACAAGATATTAACGCCCTCGATGAAACCGATCCAGTCTATACCGCTGCTACTGCCTCACCCAAAGCCCTGCCCACCCTGTTTAAGAGTGTCACCAAAAAACTGATGCGCCAACAGATTATCGAAAAAGGCGTGCGGGTTGATGGTCGCAAACTGGATGAAGTTCGCCCGATTAGTTGTGATGTCGGGGTTTTGCCGACTCGGGTTCATGGCACCGGCCTGTTTAATCGGGGTCTGACTCAAGTCATGTCGGTGGTGACCTTGGGGACTCCCGGTGATGCCCAGGAAATGGACGATCTCCACCCTGATGAAGAAAAACGGTATCTCCACCACTACAATTTTCCGCCCTACTCAGTCGGTGAAGCTCGCCCAATGCGCTCTCCAGGCCGGCGGGAGATTGGGCACGGAGCCTTGGCGGAGCGGGCCTTAATTCCTGTTTTACCCCCCCAACAAGAATTTCCCTATGTAATCCGGGTGGTCTCAGAAGTGCTTTCGTCTGATGGTTCGACTTCGATGGGGTCTGTCTGTGGTTCAACCTTAGCCTTGATGGATGCAGGCGTTCCCATTCTCAAACCCGTCAGTGGCGCGGCGATGGGACTGATTAAAGAAGGGGAAGAAGTCCGCATTCTCACGGATATTCAGGGAATTGAAGATTTCCTTGGGGATATGGACTTCAAAGTAGCTGGAACGGAAACCGGGATTACGGCCCTGCAAATGGACATGAAAATTACGGGTTTACCCCTCGATGTGATTACCCAGGCCATCCAACAAGCCCGCCCAGCCCGTCTCCACATCTTGGAAAAAATGCTGGCCTGTTTACCTACTAGCCGCAGTCATCTCTCTCCTTTTGCCCCGCGCCTGATCTCCTTCAAAATTGAACCGGAGTTGATTGGTCTCGTCATCGGGCCGGGCGGAAAGATGATCAAAAGCATCACCGAGGAAACCGGAGCCAAGGTGGATATTCAGGATGATGGCACGGTCACGGTTTCCGCCATTGATGAAGACAAAGCCAAACGGGCCCGCAGCATCATCCAAGGCCTAACCCGCAAAATCAACACGGGCGATGTCTTCCTCGGCAAAGTCACTCGCGTCATTCCGATTGGGGCCTTTGTTGAATTTCTGCCCAATAAAGAAGGGATGATTCATATTTCCCAATTGGCCGAATACCGAGTTGGCAAAGTGGAAGATGAAGTGAACGTTGGGGATGAAGTCATCGTCAAAATTCGCGAAATTGATCCACGCGGTCGGGTTAACCTAACGCGCTTAGGCATCCATCCCGATGAAGCGGTGGCGGCCCGAACAGTGGTTGCTGAATAA
- a CDS encoding gamma-glutamylcyclotransferase, whose product MADSRQHFFVYGTLKPGYRGFHQFCQAHNPHIQPAQTSGRIYHLPQAGYPAMTKESGRVRGILLIFENVPGLMATLDDYEGYNPQAAPDQNHYQRIWQRVWSLSGADLGGAWVYVMGLERVKREHGQWLPNGEWPKI is encoded by the coding sequence ATGGCCGATTCCCGTCAACATTTTTTTGTTTATGGCACATTAAAGCCTGGTTATCGGGGCTTTCATCAGTTTTGCCAGGCCCATAATCCCCACATCCAACCGGCTCAAACCTCTGGACGGATTTATCATCTCCCCCAGGCTGGCTATCCTGCCATGACGAAGGAGTCCGGCCGGGTAAGGGGTATCCTCCTAATTTTTGAAAATGTTCCGGGCCTGATGGCAACCCTTGATGATTATGAAGGCTATAATCCCCAAGCCGCCCCAGACCAAAATCATTATCAACGGATCTGGCAACGGGTATGGAGCTTGAGTGGGGCAGATTTAGGCGGGGCCTGGGTCTATGTCATGGGACTCGAACGGGTCAAACGAGAGCATGGGCAGTGGTTACCCAATGGAGAATGGCCGAAGATCTAG